The Trichoderma breve strain T069 chromosome 2, whole genome shotgun sequence DNA segment CCTGAGCCAATATCAATGAACTGGTCGATGCCTTGGTAGCACATGTACCGAATTACACGTCTCAGAAAATGGCGACCTTCGGCCACGATTTCGATGATGTTGGGGAGTGCTTCTTTGACTGCCGCCACGGCGGCCCTGTCTGAAGCATAGTTGTTTTTTCCACCAAGATAGAAGTCATACTGAATTCAAGTTAACTCAACTTTAATCCTACAAGTTCTATTTCATTCAAAAATGTGAGATATACCATGCGAGCGACAGAAGGTCGCGAGACGTCAACACCACTGGGAGGGTTGGGATCCATGCTGAACTGATGTGAGGTATTGAAAGGTTGATTGTTTAATTATTAGAAGCGTGGATCTTCGGAGAGTGAAAAAGGGCGTTCACATGCAAATAGAAGTTGATATAGCTTCGTGATTGTTGCAAAATGTCGAAACTGCTCAAAACAAGCCGCTGGTTTTCTTCGCTGATACTTTGTCACGCAGAAAAGAACACTGTACATAAGGCTGTGAAGTCGAGGGTTATATAGTAGCAGGAAAACTTAGTTACACATATTTTACGAGAACAATAACTTTGTACGACCCCAATTGCCCATCAATTAGATTAACGAACAAGCTAATTGTGGAGATTGTTGGTTCAAACATGTAGCGCTTATAACCACAACTGGAGTCCAATTCTAGCGCTCACATCAGACACGAGCGTGGAGACAGTCTGATGATACTGTACGGAATATTTCACACGCAATTGCTGTGAAATGAACTCTCTCAGTTTGAGAAAAAACGAATCGCTCACGGTGTATTCCACTGTCCAATTGTTACAGATTGGTTCACCTACCATTAGTCGATAAAGCAACTTTTATCATTTTGAATTTCTGTATTAAGTATCTAAACAGTGGGATATACTAATATTTGGCAGGAGACAACAGGATGCTCTAGTAACTCCATACTGTGAGTCCCAAGCAGAAATCATGACGATCTGGTTCACGTAACGCTAGCCTCTCTAAGTAAGAGGTGCGCCGTAGCAAAGGAACCAGTAGACAACTCAGTCTTCCTCCGACGGCCGATGTTGGGGATTCTTCTATATGCAGCTAATGAATGCATGGTGACAAGACTAATAGAAAATTGCGGAGAAAAGGAGCTTTTCTTACTCCCCAGTCAACGAACTTGATTTGCTTGACAGCTCGGGAACGAAAAACGTCCCAGGCAGGAGTTGACGATCAAAGACGAAAGCGATAGGGCTGCGTAAGCGACCTAACCAATTACAATGCCTGTTTCAATACTGGTTTAACATCCAATAAATCCTCGTGAACTCTACTGCTTAAAGCATCGCCTCGACATAAACGTCATGACCCCCACCCAACTTTCCAGTGTTAATTCGAGTTAATTCTTTGCTGATAGGTCATATGATCACCAACTGTGGTTGTTACGAACCTTGTCATTTCATGCTATGACTCTTAGATTTCGCAGTCTTTAAAATCTGACGCATTGTCCTTAACTAAAACCTGCTCAAGCTGCTTCCGCTTCTGAATGCATTAATGCGAAGATTGCTATGCTAAGCCTTAGCTGCGGGCGATCGTCAGGCTCATTGTACTAGGTGGCCATTTTTTCATCATATCTCAATTGGATGCTCAGCACCCTCTCCACCCTCAGTGCATGATACCAAATGGATGAAAATGACTGAAGCTCGGGATATCCGCCGGGTATCGGCTATCTCGGCTATTACTTTGATCAACTGATCGTGCACAACCGACCACAGCTAGAAATAACTTTGATGACTTAAGCTCGTAGCTTACATAGCGCCCTATATGAACATGTATTCTAGAATTGATACGGTAGGTGATATGAAAAATTGCTCGATAGAGTCAATAATCACTCATGTGTgtatttaaataaattagcaAGGTTTAATGACGATGAGATGTGCGTTGCAAACACAGGGGTGACGAGTATATAGGGCTGGGCTTGGAATTAGAAAAATTGCTATTAGACCGGACTAAATAGTTCAAGTCCATACTATTTTGACTACCTCTTTATATCAGATCTCGTTTCTCAGTTGTGGTCACATGTCGTCTTTATGCTTTTATATGATGAGCAAGGGCAGCTGAACTTGTCTTTACCTGTTCGTTAACATGGTGTAAAAGTTTAAGCCAACTAATCAATGTCATGTATATTCGCTACGATTCTCCGGCTGTTTCGTTGTAATTCAAGGATGAGTGAATTGTTCATTTGTATTGAGATATATACAagagtaaataaaatagttCCTTTTCAGTATGTCTTCCCTACTTATCGATCACAATTAGTCGTAAATATGGTACCGTATCTGGATCATATGGACCATGTGAGATCCTCAATAGTATCACTGACTCGGCGTATGCGAACTTGTAGATTCATTTTACTCCTTTGTATGTCTATATATTAGCCACGTGTGGGCATTAGGTATATACGTCGAGGCCCATGAGAAACTCtatcccatcttctcgccaATTCATATCGCTAGTTATCCAAGCCAGGGCAGTTCTCGGAGGTGGTGCTGGTAATCTTGTTGTATGGAGAAGGGTCCGTCCAGATCAAGTTAAACGAGTCATCAGGGTAGTCAGGACCCTTCTTGACACCCAGAGATTCGACAATGTTGGTAAGTTCGTTGTGTTCCCAGCTAGACATTCAGCATTAGTGACGTTCATGATAAATTTGGGCCACAGCTTTCTCCAGAGAATTTAccagatgaggatgttgcCAGAACCCTTGTAGTCATTGACAAGGTCAGCAACGCAGTCGGACTTGGTCTTGCCACAGCTTGTATCAACGGTCAGGCCGAGGTCATTGGCCAAAGGAGTGACAGTGTTAAGAGCTCGAATTCGGGCGCCATCTGTATTTGACCGGGGTTAGTTGTTTCGCTGTCCCAAACGCAAGCCGTCTCATAATTGTTAGAGAAAAGGTACATACCCTTGGGCTTCTCGGCGATGATATACTGGATGTTGTACTGAGAACTGGCACCAAAGACGTTTCTCAGGCACTGAGCGCGCTGCACTCCCTGTGCGCTCAAATTGGgatcgtcatcatcatcgggCTTCTCGCCATGGCGGATGAGGTAGACGGTCTGAGCAGAAGCCAAAGCGGCTCcaacaaggaggagaaaagcgGCCTTCATTTTTGAATTGGTTTTCTTTCTGTTGTATGAGAGAGCTGAGGAAATGACCTGTGTTGCACTCGGGACGGAGGCAGTATTTATGTCGCGAGCTCATGCCATGGCAAGTGTAACACCAGAGTCCCTGGCCTCTCCCCCCAGCTGAGATATCTTCCGTTCCTTCTTGTTTAAGATGTTTCGGCCGGCTACCGGAGCGGTCTTGTGCGCTATATCCTAATCGCGACCGATGCCCGTGGCGACGACAAGGAAATGGGAGGGATCGACAGGTAAGTTTCCGAGCTCACACAATTGGTGCGAGGGTTCGGAAACAGCAAGCGGAGTTTATGACAGGTCTCTCTTCATGTTGAGATTAATAGCAATTGCTGTCGTTTTCTTATAATCATCCTCACCAAGAACCCAATCAATGCTTCAAAAGCATGCTCAAGCAAACGTAAATAGTTGTGACGGATCTCTATCGACTTTCTCATGGCATTGCATCGCAGCAACTTCACAGCGGCAAATGCGCCTCTCAACCCCACGGTGCCACGGCTCGTCCCATATTAGCCCCGAGCGGCTCCTCTTGTGCCTTATGGGTCGCAAATCATCCCGCGTAACACGGGGATGCTACGCTCCGTCTCATTGGAAGAAGCGCGCAAAGCAGCGACAACAGATAGTGAATCTCGGTAGACGCtttgggaaaagaagacagaCATTGGTTCAATTGCTGTCTTGCTAATCATTAATTAATCCAATGACGACCGATATGCATAGTTTTGCGGTTTTTTTGTTTGCGTTTTACGAAATTCTGTGAAACGCAATCTGGCTTTAGGTGGGGTGTGGGAGATATAGACTGGAAGCGGAAATGTTTGCACGAGTGCAACATCGCGATCAGAACTTTCCAACATTCGTACCACTTCCAGCAGGACAATTGATATAAAATTTGTGGGATAGTTTCACCTCTCAGTCAAAGAGCTTCCAAATTGAGAGTTTTATGCATTTTTTGTAGGCAAATCGGGGTCTTTTTGCTTGGGTAACATCCCATTTATCCAGATATGTTCACCTGCCCGAGCCAAGGTTGCACATGTGAGTAATAGTAACTTGCAGGTTTGAGACAGAATACTACTCCACATAATATACGAACATCAATATTGCAACCCTCATTTGGTAAAGAATTTTGGACCTGCAGCAACAGTGCCCTTTCACATCGAGACAGATCCAACATTGGCTCTTCTTTCGCGCTACGCTGGCATTGATTTCATGTAATGCATGCATATGCACTCAATATATTCGGATGATGGCTAATTTGTCTTCCCTCTATTCATATCTCTTGTCAAACTCGGCTCTCGCACTCGCAGCAATGTCATCGTCAAGTAGAACCCTAAGAGCCAGCATTGCCATGCCCTTGCCACTCTTCATCGCCACCTCGTGAGCTTCGTCTGTacctgcagcagcggcaaacTCGCGACTATGGAGGGCAACGTTTGGCCCTGTTTTGATACCGAATCCACCGTGGATGCCAGGCACCACATGAGTCACGTTGCCCATATCGGTCGAAGCGTTGAAGCTCTCAGGTAAGCTTATCTCGACCCTTTCGCCAAGTTTGCCCATGTCTTCCGCATAAACTTTGCATAGCGTGGGGTTGGAAATGACATGCTCATACGTCGCAGCTCTGTGTCCCAGTTCATCAGTAAAAACAGCAAATCGTAAGAAGTTTGGAGTGTGAAATTAGTGTTACTCACGGGATATAATTGACCTCGCAGCCTGTTGCAGCGCCAGCTGCCTCTATGCAAGCCTTCACTCGCCTCACCAGCTTCTCCCCACGTTGACTGGTAGGGCTTCGGACATACCAATTCATCCGCGTGTAATCGGGAATCACATTTGGAACCGTGCCGCCGACCTCGATCACACCATGCATTCTCTCATCAGGACGGATCTGCTGACGCAGCATCGACACATTGTTATAGGCTGCAACGGCAGCATCTAGAGCGTTAACACCGTTCCAAGGCTCACCGGCTGCGTGAGCGGTTACTCCGCGAAACTCGACGCGGAACTTGTGACTGGCGATGAGATCAAATCCAGCAACTCCAGAgatgtggctgctgctgttggtaTTTATGCGATTGACAGATATAGGGTGAGCCATTATAGACGCGGCAATGTCTTCTGCAGGGCTGAAGGCGCCGGCTTCAATcagctttgccttgccaccgccgccctCCTCAGCGGGCGTTCCCAGGATTCTCAACCGGCCAGGAACGTTCAGCTTAGAGAGAGCATGGGCCGCGCCAAGAAATGCAGCTATAGAAGACGTGGCGATCAGATTGTGGCCACATCCATGACCGATGTCCGGCAGAGCATCGTACTCGCAGCACACGACAACCTGACGACCTCCCGCGCCGATCGTGGCTTCAAAGCTTGTATCAAGGCCCCAAGTCTTGCGTTTTACGTCAAACCCGAGTTTCTCCAGAAAAGAAGTAATTGTATCGTGTGCACCGAATTCTTTGTAAGCAAGTTCAGGGTTGTCGTGAATTGTCTGGTTGACTGTGCGGAGTTGAGGGCTCAGCTCGTCAAGGTGGGAATTGACGAGCTGCCGTACTTGCTCGATATCAACTTTAGAAGCCATCCTTGATGTTCCAGAGGTTGTGAAAAGTGCGCAAAAAAATTGGTCAATTCAATGCAATGCTGCTTTTGCAAATGAAGATGCGAAGTAGGTGTTGAGCAGCTTTTGACGCATAGATATACCTGAGCTATGTCATCGATGGTTCGACACTTTTTATCTCTAAAAGTGGGAGCGATCGATTGGCTAATCTGGTATCATCACCGTGATTGGATCTCTAACCATTCAATACCCATCATTATTACCGACCATCGGCTTCTTAGCTAGCGCCGTGCGGAGTATCAGCTTCTAGCCCCGAATGTGATTCTCGTGTGGCGCCGACAAGGCAGAGAGTCAAGGTGCATTATTGATCAAGATTGTTAGCGGcggctgaggctgccgacGGTCGGCAACGCAGCCTCACTCTGGGTGCACGAGACTGCCTCCTCACAGGCCTCCTTTTCGTCATATTGTTTCTCAAGACAAAGAGCATCTCGTAGGCCCACAAAAGAGATTGATGATGTCTTTCAGAAACaacttctcctctttcatcAACACACGCCCTTTAGTTCATCCATACTAGACTTGATATCCCTGCGAACACGAGTCAAAAACGCCAGTCAGACAATAAACGAGTTGGGCTGTTGCCATGGATCATATCGACTCCACCATTAGCCCTCATCCAAAGAAAGGCCGCTCAAAAAATGGATGTTATACATGCCGCATCAAGAAGGTGAAGTGTGATGAGGCGCGGCCGAGATGCAAACGCTGTTTACGTCTAAGACGGCTCTGTGATTATGGCGATTATGAGCCAAAGATCAAACACAACGACTTATTAGCTATATCTCGAGGATATATGCTAGCTGTCGAAAATTCGAAGGCATTACCAACTTGGGCACAACGCGCAGCATTAACTAgagctcttgctcttccaaCTCAACTTCCAGAGTTCCCCAGCAGTGCAAGTTCACTGAACCTCACTTCAGCCGATCATGAGGCAATCCGGTATTTCCGTACCACCTTTGCTAGGATTCACCACACCAAGAATCCGGATTACTCACTTTTCTCCATCATATTTACCCTGGCGCAAGATGAGCCAATGGTTATGCATGCGTTATTAGCCATCGGCGGCCATGAAATTGAGTTCCGGCGAAACAGCACGTCAGACGGAGAAGCTGATTACAATTCTCAACTTGTACAACGGGATCGAAATAAGTGGACTCCCGTTCAACATTACTCGGCTGCTCTGGGCCTCTTAGCCGATGTCATCGGAACGGCAGACGATGGTCGGCAGTTGGAGTTGGACCCCATCTGTGCGGTGCTATACTTGATGCTTGTCTACGAGCAGAAATATGGAGATGGTACTTGCTCTGGACTATCGAATCACCTCGCTGGGGCAGCTTTGATTGTAAAGCATCGTTGCAGCAACCTTTTAGATCAAATCTCCACACGGGGTTGGCAAGGAACGCCAGTGTTGAACCGAATGCAGCCTCAAAACGATTCCCAACAGCCCGGGTTGTCACTCTTTGTAATTCGGTTGCTCGTCTGGATTTCTCTCTGTGATTCGACAGCCGCAACATTTGGGCTCGGTGGCCAGTGCAATAGCGAGTTGAAAAATATCATGGCGCCAGACGATTCATCATCGATTGCCGGATTCGATGCGCTTCATAGATATTCAAACTCGCTGTACCGCTCAATGTGGGGTGATGCCTATCCGCAAGTTGAACTATTGGATGACGTGGAGAATCGAGACATATTCGCTTTTCTCTGCGCATCTATGCAGCTTCGTGGTATCGTAGCTCAACTGTCTAATCTTGATGTGAACGACCTTAGACAACGTCTACCAGCGGTTGAATCCGCCTTTCGACAAATTGATCTTCGATATGGGGAGCTACTTGAAGTGGCGTCAGATATTTCCCTTTCTACAGACAACTCACATCGTTTGGTGGCCAACATCCGTGCCTTTGTTCCTATATATCATGCTGTAAAACTCGAGCTCTTGCGCATTACTCGGAGAAATGGCCTGACCACCAAGATGAAAATCGTACCCGAAGCTCATATAACCGCCATAATTGATTTGGCCGTTCAGGCTGATAAACATCAAGGGGTTGAAGGCACTATTAGAGTAGCATGGCCGCTCtttgttgttgctcttgAAACGAGCAACGTCGTTCATCAGCGCTGGGTCCTTAATCGGTTCAAAGCAATGAGCAGCTATAGTAAGAATCTGGAGCGTGCTCATCGCTTTCTTACAGAAGCCCTTCGACGACAATGTGAGAACATTGAAGTTT contains these protein-coding regions:
- a CDS encoding fungal specific transcription factor domain-containing protein, giving the protein MAPDDSSSIAGFDALHRYSNSLYRSMWGDAYPQVELLDDVENRDIFAFLCASMQLRAVESAFRQIDLRYGELLEVASDISLSTDNSHRLVANIRAFVPIYHAVKLELLRITRRNGLTTKMKIVPEAHITAIIDLAVQADKHQGVEGTIRVAWPLFVVALETSNVVHQRWVLNRFKAMSSYSKNLERAHRFLTEALRRQCENIEVYKDFRLENGEVFVI
- a CDS encoding peptidase family m20/M25/M40 domain-containing protein translates to MASKVDIEQVRQLVNSHLDELSPQLRTVNQTIHDNPELAYKEFGAHDTITSFLEKLGFDVKRKTWGLDTSFEATIGAGGRQVVVCCEYDALPDIGHGCGHNLIATSSIAAFLGAAHALSKLNVPGRLRILGTPAEEGGGGKAKLIEAGAFSPAEDIAASIMAHPISVNRINTNSSSHISGVAGFDLIASHKFRVEFRGVTAHAAGEPWNGVNALDAAVAAYNNVSMLRQQIRPDERMHGVIEVGGTVPNVIPDYTRMNWYVRSPTSQRGEKLVRRVKACIEAAGAATGCEVNYIPAATYEHVISNPTLCKVYAEDMGKLGERVEISLPESFNASTDMGNVTHVVPGIHGGFGIKTGPNVALHSREFAAAAGTDEAHEVAMKSGKGMAMLALRVLLDDDIAASARAEFDKRYE